A genomic segment from Mus musculus strain C57BL/6J chromosome 13, GRCm38.p6 C57BL/6J encodes:
- the Yae1d1 gene encoding protein YAE1 homolog, with product MSWFRAAPENASPGDQDVFDEEADESLLAQREWQGHMRKRVQEGYRDGLDAGKALTLQRGFNQGYKEGADVIINYGLLRGTLSALLSWCHLHGNSSTLISKISNLLDTVDQCEECVLRRLKSVTSQPRVTDLLDAIEDMDLCHVVPSDQAKGDSNAEINTDSDSPNGMGCSHPEHCRPKEHAHLEKPSLSWILEQTSSLVKQLGVPADILQHLRQL from the exons ATGTCTTGGTTTCGAGCGGCTCCGGAGAACGCGAGCCCTGGAGACCAGGACGTGTTTGACGAGGAAGCGGACGAGTCTCTGTTAGCGCAGCGGGAATGGCAGGGTCACATGCGGAAACGAGTCCAA gagGGTTACAGAGATGGGCTAGATGCCGGCAAAGCACTTACTCTTCAACGGGGCTTCAATCAAGGGTACAAAGAGGGTGCAGACGTCATTATAAACTATGGACTCCTTAGAGGAACACTgag TGCTTTGCTTTCCTGGTGTCACCTTCATGGTAATAGTTCGACTCTGATCAGTAAGATAAGTAACCTCCTGGACACAGTTGACCAGTGTGAAGAGTGTGTGCTCAGACGTCTGAAATCGGTTACATCACAGCCACGAGTTACGGATTTATTGGACGCCATTGAGGATATGGACCTTTGTCACGTAGTTCCGTCAGACCAAGCGAAAGGTGACAGTAACGCTGAGATTAACACCGATTCTGACAGTCCAAATGGGATGGGTTGTTCACATCCAGAACATTGTAGACCAAAAGAGCATGCACATTTGGAAAAACCAAGCCTCTCTTGGATTCTGGAGCAGACATCCAGTTTAGTGAAACAGCTGGGAGTACCGGCAGACATATTACAGCACCTGAGACAACTATAA